In Tripterygium wilfordii isolate XIE 37 chromosome 23, ASM1340144v1, whole genome shotgun sequence, one genomic interval encodes:
- the LOC119992853 gene encoding cytochrome b-c1 complex subunit 7-2, mitochondrial isoform X1, which produces MSSFLQKIVDPKKNPLAKMHMKAVSTRLRHYGLRYDDLYDPYYDLDIKEALNRLPREIVDARNQRLKRAMDLSMKHKYLPEDLQAKQTPFRSYLQDMLALVKREREEREALGALPLYQRTLP; this is translated from the exons ATGTCGTCGTTTCTGCAGAAAATCGTAGATCCGAAGAAGAATCCTTTGGCAAAAATGCACATGAAGGCCGTATCCACGCGTCTCCGCCACTACG GGCTTAGATACGACGATCTGTACGATCCGTACTACGATCTGGATATTAAGGAGGCGTTGAATCGGCTGCCCAGAGAGATTGTGGATGCTCGTAATCAGCGCCTCAAGCGCGCCATGGACCTCTCCATGAAGCACAAGTACCTTCCAGAGGATCTTCAG GCGAAACAAACCCCTTTCAGGAGCTACCTTCAGGATATGCTGGCTCTT GTGAAGCGGGAAAGAGAAGAACGTGAGGCTTTGGGTGCCTTGCCCCTCTATCAGCGCACCCTTCCCTGA
- the LOC119992853 gene encoding cytochrome b-c1 complex subunit 7-2, mitochondrial isoform X2 has protein sequence MSSFLQKIVDPKKNPLAKMHMKAVSTRLRHYGLRYDDLYDPYYDLDIKEALNRLPREIVDARNQRLKRAMDLSMKHKYLPEDLQVKREREEREALGALPLYQRTLP, from the exons ATGTCGTCGTTTCTGCAGAAAATCGTAGATCCGAAGAAGAATCCTTTGGCAAAAATGCACATGAAGGCCGTATCCACGCGTCTCCGCCACTACG GGCTTAGATACGACGATCTGTACGATCCGTACTACGATCTGGATATTAAGGAGGCGTTGAATCGGCTGCCCAGAGAGATTGTGGATGCTCGTAATCAGCGCCTCAAGCGCGCCATGGACCTCTCCATGAAGCACAAGTACCTTCCAGAGGATCTTCAG GTGAAGCGGGAAAGAGAAGAACGTGAGGCTTTGGGTGCCTTGCCCCTCTATCAGCGCACCCTTCCCTGA
- the LOC119993024 gene encoding uncharacterized protein LOC119993024 produces MRGTIILLCALLFTSFHIAFSRIDGLLPNGNFELGPKPSDMKGTVVIGRNAIPEWEIAGFVEYIKSGQKQGDMLLVVPEGAFAIRLGNEASIKQRMKVIKGMYYSITFCAARTCAQEEKLNVSVSPDWGVLPMQTLYSSNGWDCYAWAFQAESDDVELVLHNPGVEEDPACGPLIDSVASRALYPPRASNKNILKNGGFEEGPYMLPNTTWGVLIPPNIEDDHSPLPGWMVESLKAVKYIDSEHFNVPQGRRAVELVAGKESAIAQIARTVVGRTYILSFTVGDASNACAGSLMVEAFAGKDTLKVPYESKGKGGFKRASLRFVANSVRTRIIFYSRFYTMRSDDFSSLCGPVIDDVKLLSVRKP; encoded by the exons ATGCGAGGGACCATCATATTGCTGTGTGCGCTCCTGTTCACTTCCTTCCACATCGCCTTCTCTAGAATAGACG GGTTGCTGCCAAATGGGAACTTTGAGTTGGGTCCAAAGCCGTCGGATATGAAAGGGACGGTGGTGATCGGCCGGAACGCAATCCCAGAGTGGGAGATAGCAGGGTTTGTAGAGTACATAAAGTCAGGGCAAAAGCAAGGAGACATGTTGCTAGTAGTACCAGAAGGAGCCTTTGCAATAAGGCTTGGGAATGAAGCATCAATCAAGCAAAGAATGAAAGTAATCAAAGGAATGTATTATTCCATCACATTCTGTGCTGCTAGGACTTGTGCACAAGAGGAGAAACTGAATGTCTCAGTCTCCCCTGATTGGGGTGTTCTTCCTATGCAAACTTTGTATAGCAGTAATGGCTGGGATTGCTATGCTTGGGCCTTTCAAGCTGAATCAGATGATGTTGAGCTTGTTTTACACAATCCTGGTGTGGAAGAGGATCCGGCTTGTGGACCCTTGATTGACTCTGTTGCATCCAGAGCTCTCTACCCTCCTAGAGCCTCAAACA AGAACATATTGAAAAACGGTGGATTTGAAGAGGGACCCTACATGCTACCCAACACAACATGGGGTGTACTAATTCCTCCAAACATTGAAGATGATCACTCTCCGCTCCCCGGTTGGATGGTTGAATCACTCAAGGCAGTGAAGTACATTGATTCCGAACACTTCAACGTTCCGCAAGGACGACGAGCAGTGGAGCTTGTAGCaggaaaagaaagtgcaatagCCCAGATTGCGCGAACCGTCGTTGGCCGGACTTATATTCTGTCATTTACAGTTGGCGATGCCAGTAATGCTTGTGCAGGGTCCTTGATGGTTGAGGCATTTGCAGGGAAAGACACACTTAAGGTCCCTTATGAGTCCAAAGGCAAAGGAGGGTTCAAGCGAGCTTCGCTTAGATTTGTTGCGAATTCTGTGAGAACAAGGATTATTTTCTACAGCAGGTTTTACACTATGAGAAGTGACGACTTCTCTTCCCTGTGTGGTCCTGTTATTGATGATGTGAAGCTCTTGAGTGTTCGTAAACCATGA